In one window of Romboutsia hominis DNA:
- a CDS encoding ABC transporter substrate-binding protein, whose product MVKIRKKIISLLTIGIISSVALTGCKSSTDSTKVLNVYNVGDYIDEDLIAKFEKETGIDVLYETYDTNEMMYQKVKSGSTNYDLVFPSDYMVEKMRNEDLLQKIDFKNIPNMKYIDKSFLNPVYDPDNEYSVPYMWGTFGILYNKKMVKEPVDSWDILWDPKYKGNIMMFDSVRDTMAIALKKLGYSMNTTNPKEIEEAKELLMKQKDLVLAYVNDEGKDRLLGEEVAMGIIYSGDAVTLMEQNPNLAYVIPKEGTNKWVDAMCIPKTAQNKKEAEMFINFLLEPENAKQNAEYIGYSIPNTGAIELLDEQTTENPVAYPPKKLLDKCETFIDLDDKIKLYDRAWIELKSK is encoded by the coding sequence ATAGTGAAAATAAGAAAAAAGATAATATCGCTTTTAACTATAGGTATAATAAGTTCAGTAGCATTAACTGGATGTAAAAGTTCTACAGATTCTACAAAAGTACTTAATGTATACAATGTTGGGGATTATATAGACGAAGATCTTATAGCTAAGTTTGAAAAAGAAACTGGAATAGATGTATTATATGAGACTTATGATACAAATGAGATGATGTATCAGAAAGTTAAAAGTGGAAGTACTAATTATGACTTAGTTTTCCCTTCAGATTATATGGTTGAGAAAATGAGAAATGAGGACTTACTTCAAAAGATAGACTTTAAAAATATACCAAATATGAAATATATAGATAAGAGTTTTTTAAATCCAGTATATGATCCAGATAATGAGTACAGCGTACCATATATGTGGGGAACATTTGGAATATTATATAATAAGAAAATGGTAAAAGAGCCTGTTGATAGCTGGGACATATTATGGGATCCAAAATATAAAGGAAACATAATGATGTTTGACTCAGTTAGGGATACTATGGCAATAGCATTAAAAAAACTTGGATACAGTATGAATACTACAAATCCAAAAGAAATAGAAGAAGCAAAAGAACTTCTTATGAAGCAAAAAGATTTAGTTTTAGCATATGTTAATGATGAAGGTAAAGATAGATTATTAGGCGAAGAAGTTGCTATGGGAATAATTTATTCTGGAGATGCAGTTACCTTAATGGAACAAAATCCTAACTTAGCTTATGTAATACCAAAAGAGGGAACTAATAAATGGGTAGATGCTATGTGCATACCCAAAACAGCACAAAATAAGAAAGAAGCTGAAATGTTTATTAACTTTTTATTAGAACCTGAAAATGCTAAGCAAAATGCTGAATATATTGGATATTCTATACCTAATACGGGAGCAATAGAGCTATTAGATGAACAAACAACTGAAAATCCAGTTGCATATCCACCTAAAAAGTTACTGGATAAATGCGAGACATTTATAGATTTAGATGACAAAATAAAATTATATGATAGAGCTTGGATTGAGTTAAAATCAAAGTAA
- a CDS encoding ATP-dependent helicase — protein sequence MNNINYRQDQLPIIAYEGGTMAVPAVPGAGKTFIVTNLVAKLLSEKKHDKSKILILTYMNSAVNNFKGRIKAILKENDIKEENSYEVMTIHSLAVKIIKEKPEVVMLSEEFNIADDLQKTIILNECINNFKINGGERAFRWFLKEQKDDKWNDIMLEAWERGFFDLVVNAISDLKYKELSPQELEGILSNGHRGILKLILPIYKEYDKKLKQNGLLDYDDILILAYKALNFDENLRIKFQNRYKYIFEDECQDSNEIQGKIIKMICRDNENLVRVGDINQSITGTFSSSDPKFFKEFISQADSCYRMDMSNRSSKDILDLANKLVKYVTKEFRQEECRDALEDMEIKTVPSGMGYKENPKPDIYSINVKKYETWNDELTKTVAYTKGIKRKYPDKSIGILVPFNDHITQIAKILIDENMEFEELGPNSLNKRKIINKLSYIIDFIINCDDINKLINALDKVFVKTDNEKGKEDLLDVLKKYSTEEIIYNEEITNNIIIDTNTELYQTFIQGINILKSILEYPITRLDVLLLFIGDELNLGKEDRAIIDYLAFYIKFLSLDNPDISLIDVYNLLIDSKNKVFNHIIEVVYEMNGYEPQPGSITICNYHKSKGLEWDCVFMLGLTEFNFPDNTNQKFQSDKWYLKDKYKNPVAIVKSEIECILTGDIPTNYIYKSKIDLINEKIRLLYVGITRAKEMLILSTSLYKDKNDVGKRNKEQKPSLYINELEKYINMRKKEVNINE from the coding sequence ATGAATAATATAAATTATAGACAAGATCAATTACCAATAATAGCCTATGAAGGTGGAACTATGGCGGTACCAGCAGTACCAGGAGCCGGAAAAACTTTTATAGTTACCAATTTAGTAGCAAAGTTACTAAGTGAAAAAAAACATGATAAATCTAAAATACTAATATTAACTTATATGAATAGTGCAGTAAATAACTTCAAAGGAAGAATAAAAGCAATATTAAAAGAGAATGACATAAAAGAAGAAAATTCTTATGAAGTTATGACAATACATAGTTTAGCTGTAAAAATAATAAAAGAAAAACCAGAAGTAGTTATGTTGAGTGAAGAATTTAACATAGCAGATGATTTACAAAAAACTATAATACTAAATGAATGCATAAATAATTTTAAGATAAATGGTGGGGAAAGGGCATTTAGATGGTTCCTAAAAGAGCAAAAGGATGATAAATGGAATGATATAATGCTTGAAGCTTGGGAGAGAGGATTTTTTGACTTAGTAGTAAATGCAATAAGTGACTTAAAATATAAGGAATTATCACCACAAGAGCTAGAGGGGATATTATCTAATGGGCATAGAGGAATATTAAAATTAATACTTCCTATATATAAAGAATATGATAAAAAATTAAAACAAAATGGCCTACTTGATTATGATGATATATTAATTCTTGCATATAAAGCATTAAATTTTGATGAGAATTTAAGAATAAAATTTCAGAATAGATATAAGTACATATTTGAAGATGAATGCCAAGATTCCAATGAGATACAGGGTAAAATTATAAAAATGATATGTAGAGATAATGAAAATTTAGTTAGAGTTGGGGATATAAACCAAAGTATAACTGGAACTTTTTCATCATCAGACCCTAAATTCTTTAAGGAGTTTATATCTCAGGCAGATAGTTGCTATAGAATGGACATGTCTAATAGAAGTTCAAAGGATATATTAGATTTAGCAAATAAACTAGTAAAGTATGTAACAAAGGAATTTAGGCAAGAGGAATGTAGAGATGCTTTAGAGGATATGGAAATAAAAACTGTTCCAAGTGGTATGGGATATAAGGAAAATCCTAAACCAGATATATACAGTATAAATGTTAAAAAATATGAGACATGGAATGATGAGTTGACAAAAACCGTAGCATACACAAAAGGAATAAAAAGAAAGTATCCGGATAAAAGTATAGGAATATTGGTACCTTTTAATGATCATATAACGCAAATTGCTAAGATTCTGATTGATGAAAATATGGAGTTTGAAGAGTTAGGACCTAATTCTCTAAATAAAAGAAAGATCATAAACAAACTGTCATATATAATAGACTTTATAATAAATTGTGATGATATAAATAAACTAATAAATGCCTTAGATAAAGTATTTGTAAAAACAGATAATGAAAAAGGGAAGGAAGATTTACTAGATGTATTAAAAAAATATAGCACAGAAGAGATAATATACAATGAAGAAATAACAAATAATATAATAATAGATACAAATACAGAGTTATACCAAACATTTATACAAGGAATAAATATTCTTAAAAGTATATTAGAATATCCTATAACAAGATTAGATGTGCTTTTATTATTTATAGGGGATGAACTTAATTTAGGGAAAGAAGATAGAGCAATAATAGATTATCTGGCATTTTATATAAAATTTTTAAGCTTAGATAACCCAGATATAAGTTTAATAGATGTATATAACCTTTTAATAGATAGTAAAAATAAGGTATTTAATCATATAATAGAAGTGGTATATGAAATGAATGGATATGAGCCACAACCAGGAAGTATAACTATATGTAACTATCATAAATCAAAAGGTTTAGAGTGGGATTGTGTTTTTATGTTAGGGCTTACAGAGTTTAATTTCCCTGATAATACAAATCAAAAGTTTCAAAGTGATAAATGGTATTTAAAAGATAAGTACAAAAACCCAGTGGCTATTGTAAAAAGTGAAATTGAATGTATATTAACTGGTGATATACCTACTAATTATATATATAAGAGTAAAATAGATTTAATAAATGAAAAGATAAGACTATTATATGTTGGAATTACTAGAGCTAAAGAAATGTTAATATTATCAACAAGTCTTTATAAAGATAAGAATGATGTAGGAAAAAGAAATAAAGAACAAAAGCCTTCTTTATATATAAATGAACTTGAGAAGTATATAAATATGAGAAAAAAGGAGGTAAATATAAATGAATAG
- a CDS encoding PD-(D/E)XK nuclease family protein has protein sequence MNSCLKNFRYSQNSINTYKSCPLKFKYKYIDRINWKYDDIEHREYYESLKTGTDFHLLCERYFSNIPLGINSSTNTDFQRWMDKVKKLVPIKEGYLYLPEYEVMFNLDGNIIQAKYDLIIIKDNKIEIWDWKTENKKFNYKNVESRIQTIVYMLLAKEVIPNLLDKDIDTQNISMKYYQPEFDDNCVSISYNNEKHKQNKNKVLSYIDYIKNTNYNKEDKEYKYELVKNKKHCKYCEFNKLCNNEEVDRSVFEEDIYEC, from the coding sequence ATGAATAGTTGTCTAAAAAACTTTAGATACAGCCAAAATTCTATAAATACGTATAAATCATGTCCATTAAAATTTAAGTATAAGTACATTGATAGAATTAATTGGAAATACGATGATATAGAACATAGAGAGTACTACGAAAGTTTGAAAACAGGTACAGATTTTCACTTATTATGTGAAAGATATTTTAGTAATATACCTTTAGGAATAAATTCTAGTACCAATACAGATTTTCAAAGATGGATGGATAAAGTAAAAAAACTAGTTCCAATCAAGGAAGGTTATTTATACTTACCAGAGTATGAAGTAATGTTTAATTTAGATGGAAATATAATACAAGCTAAGTATGATTTAATAATAATCAAAGATAATAAAATTGAAATATGGGATTGGAAAACAGAAAATAAAAAATTTAATTATAAAAATGTAGAAAGTAGAATACAAACTATTGTATATATGCTTTTAGCAAAAGAAGTAATTCCCAATTTATTAGATAAAGATATAGATACACAAAATATAAGTATGAAATACTATCAACCAGAGTTTGATGATAATTGTGTATCTATATCTTATAATAATGAAAAACATAAACAAAATAAAAATAAGGTGTTATCATATATAGATTATATAAAAAACACCAACTATAACAAAGAAGACAAAGAATATAAATATGAGTTAGTAAAAAACAAAAAACACTGCAAATACTGTGAATTTAATAAATTATGTAATAATGAGGAAGTAGACAGAAGTGTTTTTGAGGAGGATATTTATGAGTGTTAA